ctgcaaggacttggcgggggtgtgcatcaactgatgcaactccgaagagaacagttgttaggtggaggtggtatgttcaacaatggtttaattcttcttgtttcttacaacggggttgcccagtaagcttagaagttttggccagagttgttcacacgcacgctcgaaacgcaaaccaaggtggagattgaaggtgttggtttatgtttagtcaacaatggcatgccaattggaagagttggtggaaagagttggtgtggatgctaggaggaagcttcctcctttgatgtcacccatgacatcaagaggaggtagtttgatgtcaccaatgacatcaagaggaggtctttacctctataaatagatgcactccttcatttgtagaaaccatcccaaaaataatacaacacattgtagtgagtagagagttaagagagaaattctcttaagtgtaattgggaactctcctcttcctttgttaatattaaaaagacaactgttctctggtggacgtaggattattttgatctgaaccacgttaaatcttgtattctttcttttatgtttccGCTAACAGTTTGTTTGGTTCTATTATGGATGTACTTGATGCTATTGTTGTGGATGCACATTCTATAGATGAAAGAGCTAAGGCAAGGGGATATCTCAGAACTTGTCAAACGTTTGAGGTCGCttttatgctgtatttgatgagAGATGTTTTAGAAATCACAAATGACTTAATAAATCTTTACTGAAGAAGGAGCATGACATTGCTAATGCCATACTATTCCTTGAAATTGCAAAGACAATGTTGCAAAAGTTAAGGGACAATGGATGGGAGTCGCTTATTGATAAGGTATCAGCATTTTGTATCAAGTATGACATTTTGGTACCTAATTTTGATGAGCCGTATGTTGACTCTGGAAGATCACGGTGTAAACCTGCTGATTGTAATGTCTTACATCATTATCGTGTTAAGGTGTTTTATAAAATTGTTGATAGGCAACTTCAAGAACTCAAATATCGGTTTGATAAGATGACAATTGATTTGCTTCATGGAGTTTCTTGTTTGAATCCAATTAACTCATTTTCTAGTTTTGACATCGGGAAGATAATGAGAATGACTGAATTATATCCTGATGACTTTGATGAGTTTAATATGCATGCTCTTGAAAATCAACTTGCGACTTATATTATTGATGTTCGTGATATTGATGAAAGGTTCTCCAATCTAAGTGGACTTTCTGACCTTTCAAGGAAATTAATTCAGACAAAGAAGCATTTAAATTACTCTCTTGTATTCCTCTTAGTGAAGCTTGCTTTGCTCCTACCAGTTGACACTGCCTCCGTTGAAAGAGATTTTTCGGCAATAAGGTTTATCAAGAATGACATGCTGGACCGATTCAATGATGAACTTTTTAGCGATTGCTTGGTGCCTTACGTAGAAGGAGAAGTATTTAATATTATTTCTAATGATGTTATTATAAAAACAATTGAAGAGATAAATCTCGTCGGATAGAGTTGTAATAGTGTATTGAGTTGTGCTTTCACTAGTAGAGTTCTGTTTCTTTGACTCTTTTGCATgttttcttctttatattttggATCACCTTACTAAAAATATTGCATTCACCGCTGATATGCTTGATATATCACTTCATTAAACAAACTAACAAGTACTTAAACTatattgtttcttttttttttccttgctTTCCAGTAAAGGCGATTTCTTTTATGCACCGTCAATTGTGAATGATGCAATGAGAGTAATTTTTACCTGGCTAAgccaatataaaaataaaaataaatgaagaaatacTTTGGTAAATATTCCCAAATTGTGTAATATGATTGTGACACAAAAAGTTAAACAATGACTAATCCCATTATAGCATTGAAAAGGGACATTTTCATCTATACCCATTTTTTGGGTCACATTTTAACTTATATCTGctttacaaaaaaaattgcaagcgtacccacttttcgcgtaacttcaggtATACGAGCCCGaggtagcaaagacaatcacacaaACTTTAGCATTATAGTAGACGGGTCTGAAGTAGCAAATTGCTGAACCAAGTGTTGGcttttgtaattgctgaacttaagcattctagtagctgaagttttgttctctgaagtttttgtttgtaattgctgaacttaagcattctagtagctgaagttttgttctctactTGCTGAACTTCAACATGTTTTCGCTGAAGTTTTGTTTTATATTTCCTGAACTTTTTTGTTATATTTGTGATGAACTTCAGGGCTGAAGTTTGTtttgtatttgctgaacttcagaaTTCTaggagctaaagtttttgtttataTTAGCTGAACTTCAGCTCTATGACAAGTTGTCATTAAGATCCGGTTGCTATAATGGAATTATCAGGAAATTTGAAAAGCAATACTCCTATAAAACAAGACTATTAGTAAAAGTAACATCTTCACCTAATGCACAAGAAATCAAGTCGTGCTTTCATGTTTCAATAGCAATTAAAGGAGTGCACATGTTGCAGGAATAAGGAGGCATCTGAAGTTGTAAATATTAGAGTATAGGTTaagtaattttaaaaatatgggtataagttaaatgggggCGGCCAAATAAAGCGCCCCGTGCAACTTTTATATTGAAAAGTTTCATAACCGTATGATTGCTTATCTCCTACTTGCCCCATTACTTCAAATATTCTTTTTTCTGGTTCATCGTGTATATCATTTCTCGATATGGTACGACAGTGTTGGTTAGGAAATTAGACTAATCCAATTATGCTACAGTGACAGTATATGGAATATTTGTCCAAATATAGCCTTGAGGTGCTGATTCCATAATCAAGGTTGGTCCTTAGATCAAGTTACTGTTCTTTGAAACTGGAAAATGTAAGACTGTCAAATCTAGgggtggcaatttgagcccaaatttATGTAACTCGCTTACTCGTCTAAAGATTAATGGGTTGGGCTacaaatattttagtttatgggTCAATTTGGGCTGAGCCAAAGTTAACCCATTATTTTTATAGCCCATTCTGATCCATTAAGTAGCCCAAATACAACCCATGAAATTCATCCAAAACAAAAGGATCTCAACCTAACTTGTCTAAAAATTTACTTAGTTGCctcaattttacttttttttttgtatctttaATTTTCTGTACTACCCACCCACCATACCTCTACCCCCCACCCCCAAACCCccctcaaaaatatttttttacttttttttttgtattttcaattttttattttttttgcaccacccacccaccccctTCCGCGCAAACcccctcaatttttttttacatttgttttgtatttttcttttttatttttctgcaccaccctaCACCCTACCCCCCTCTCCTCCGCGCAAACCctctcaattttttttaatatttttaattttctttttttctgcACCTTCCCCCTCCCCACACACACgccggaaaatatttttcaatttgcATATTTTAAGGTTAAAGGTTTTTTTAATGCAAGATGAGTATGGTTCTAAAACATGAGTCAAGTTGGGCAGGTTGGGTTATGACATATTGTTTAGCCCATCTTGACCCAACCCATATTAACCCAAGTACATTTTGGGCTAGGTTGGGCAATGACCCATCTTTACCCACCCAAATTCACTCCAACCTGCCCACGTGTCATCCTTAGTCAAATCATAAGAAATATCCTAAGAAGTATACTCAAGCGGCCAAAAAAAGAAATACCCCAGTTAAAGAGCATTTAAACCCTTTAGAAACCTTTATTTACTCCACTTATGAATAGCATTATCTAACACCCTTTCGCACGCTAACCTAGTTGTAAAATTTAAACGTAAATTTGATTTTTTCCCCTTTTCCTTGAGATAATGGGTGTAGTTCAAGATCATGTAAAGTTTTTTGAACCAATGGAGGATGAGTACATAATTTAACACCCACCTAGTTCTAAAGTTTACACgtaaatttgatttttttattgaAGTGGAGATAGTGGAGGCTCAACATGATGGTCCTGGAATATAAGGAGACAAATTAAGCTCGACATCCTATAAGTAGGTTTGGAGCAATGTTAGTAGCTCGATTGGCTGAATTGAAAAAGAGAAGCCTAGAATATGAATTAAAGCAATTGCGCAAATGAACTCATGAAAGTTTGACTCTAATGCAATATCAAAAGATTTGAGCTTCCAACAAAACCTTAAAATGACCAAAATTGTATGGAGTACAAAATGGTTGACCTGGTTTTACTTACAATTTTTTTGTAACATCTTTTCTTTGTCTGAACTAAATGTTTTCTTTCTAAAAGGAACAGATACTGCTGTGAGTTGGACTTTGGTGAAAAAACATGTAGTCTTGTAGATATGTGTCATTTTCCTTTTTACCCCAAAAAGATATATATGTTATAGTTGCGGgttaaaaaaaaattccaattaaagtgataatttgaaatagggattattGTATTGTTTTGAGTCACCACTTGAATTTGCT
The Nicotiana sylvestris chromosome 11, ASM39365v2, whole genome shotgun sequence DNA segment above includes these coding regions:
- the LOC138881528 gene encoding uncharacterized protein, with amino-acid sequence MDVLDAIVVDAHSIDERAKKEHDIANAILFLEIAKTMLQKLRDNGWESLIDKVSAFCIKYDILVPNFDEPYVDSGRSRCKPADCNVLHHYRVKVFYKIVDRQLQELKYRFDKMTIDLLHGVSCLNPINSFSSFDIGKIMRMTELYPDDFDEFNMHALENQLATYIIDVRDIDERFSNLSGLSDLSRKLIQTKKHLNYSLVFLLVKLALLLPVDTASVERDFSAIRFIKNDMLDRFNDELFSDCLVPYVEGEVFNIISNDVIIKTIEEINLVG